In a genomic window of Pelotomaculum thermopropionicum SI:
- the RAD55 gene encoding RecA-superfamily ATPase (implicated in signal transduction), producing the protein MQRAFFGVEGLDHKLEKGLAYGSQIMVEGDSGVGKTVLAGEFIKEGLRCGDTCIYVACDEPPAVMREHLLSFKVGTPAYEETGRLIFIDAYEENGSKEKHSLSDHRNLEKYFALESEVLHRLSGRRVRLVVDSLSTLFTMIDPADILDFHRTRIKQLRRNRILAMDIFVSGVLEPRLMTITGHLYNFILKMNFGGARHSSVRIMQIGKVKSQQFVSSRHIFTINPVYGILVSPDMGVIE; encoded by the coding sequence ATGCAAAGAGCATTTTTTGGAGTAGAAGGCCTCGATCACAAGCTGGAAAAAGGGCTGGCTTACGGGTCTCAGATCATGGTGGAGGGGGATTCAGGTGTCGGCAAGACCGTACTGGCGGGGGAGTTTATAAAAGAGGGCCTGCGCTGCGGCGATACCTGCATTTATGTGGCTTGTGACGAGCCTCCGGCGGTAATGCGCGAGCACCTGTTGAGCTTCAAGGTGGGAACTCCTGCTTACGAGGAAACGGGCAGGCTGATTTTCATCGATGCTTATGAAGAAAACGGCAGCAAGGAAAAGCATTCCCTTTCCGATCACCGCAACCTGGAAAAGTATTTTGCCCTGGAATCGGAGGTGCTGCACCGCTTGAGCGGGCGCAGGGTAAGGCTGGTGGTGGACAGTTTAAGCACCCTCTTTACCATGATTGATCCCGCTGACATACTTGATTTTCACCGCACCAGGATTAAGCAGCTCCGCAGAAACAGAATCCTGGCGATGGATATTTTCGTAAGCGGCGTTTTGGAACCCAGGCTGATGACCATAACCGGCCACCTTTACAATTTTATTCTGAAAATGAATTTCGGCGGGGCCAGGCACAGTTCCGTCCGCATAATGCAGATTGGCAAGGTAAAAAGCCAGCAGTTTGTATCGTCCCGTCATATTTTTACAATTAATCCCGTATACGGCATTTTAGTTTCTCCTGACATGGGGGTGATTGAATGA